The DNA window TGTCTTTGTAAATTACAGTGAATTGGACTAACAACTGTTAACTCTTTAGGCTCTTTAAAACAATTTCCATCAACAAATTCCAAACTACTAGAAGAATATTTTTCTATTATGGATTCATCAAGGGTTCTATAGATATCCCATGCATATACATGAGTTTCAGGGAGTTTAGACAATTCTGAAGCAATTATAAGTCCGCCATGGGTCATGTCAACAACCAAGTAGTCCATGAACCTAGACATCCCCTTGGAGTTTTTCCCTAACCCTTTTGTAGAAGTTTTTGGAGAGCCTTACAAAGTAGGCGTAGTTATCTGCCTTCCTGAAAATTATTTCATCCATGTAATCAATTTCTTCGACCTGCTGACCGTCTATGACAGCTACTGCCTTCTTACCTTTACGTAAAAATTTAACCTTGATCACACTGTCGTTTGGCACCACAAACGGCCTTGCACCTAATTTGAATGGACAAATTGGCACTATTATAAATGCATCAACCCGGGGATCTACTATTGGTCCGCCTGCAGACATGGAATACGCTGTGGAACCGCTTGGAGTAGCAACTATCAATCCATCAGCCCGTAGTTCCTCCACAACTTCATCATCCACACTTATCTCTATGTGAAGCATTTTTGCAGGTTTTTGTGTCATCAAAACTACTTCGTTTAAGGCCGAGTGAAGCTGTTTGTTGTGGCATATCTTAAGCTGTGTTCGTTTTTCTACGAAGTAATCACCATTTAAAACCTGTTCCAACGCAGTTACAGCATCTTCAGGATCTATTTCAGTTAGAAATCCCACTGCACCCTTATTGATGCCTACCAATGGAATTTTTTTGTGGTTTATTATTCCCTGTGTTCGAAGTATGGTTCCATCACCACCTACTGCAACAACCAAATCAACATCCATATCCTCCAGATCTGAGGCAATGCCTTCGTATTGTTTTAGATGTGTTGCCAACTGAGAATCTATCAAAGTTTCAACTTCATTTTCCATGAGAAATTCAACTATTTTTTCAGCCATTTCAACTGCTTCTTCAACATCAAAACGGGACACTACTCCTATTCGCATTTAAATTCCTCCCAAAATAGACATTATTTGAGTGTGAAAATTCTTATTGCAAGATGCTATTATGGATGTCCTTTCAAGAACATTTAAATCATTTACCAGTGGTCTGCATTTTTCATCAGTTACAAGGCCATTGGATTCTTCAATTATTAACTTTGCAGCGGCAATATCCATGACCCTCATGTTGCCCCTGATATCGAGAAATGCATCGTATGTCCCATTTGCCACATAACAAAGTTCAATTGCCACAGACCCTAAAATTCTCATGCTCCTAACTGTTGCACATAGTTTGTCAATCTTTGACATGTCTGCCCGGTAAATATATGCCCCTATGGATGAACCTGCCACTTCCATTCTTTTGGATGGGCTGATTTTTTCTTTGTTCAACCATGCACCATCGCCCTTTACTGCGTGGTAAACATCGTTGTTTGCGAAATTTTTAACAAATCCCAGTTCAATGTCTGATAGTTTCAAATCATTGACATTTTCTAAATTTCCATCTGAAATTGCTATTGAAATTCCATAGGCTGGGATATTTTTCAGGGCATTTCGAGTACCATCAAGAGGGTCTACCACTAAAACTGCTTCTGATGTTCCTTCACCTATTTTTAGTTCGCCTACTTCTTCACTTATTAGTGTTACAGGTATTCCTGTCTTTTCTAAAACTTCGACAACTTTGTCCTCTGCAACGATATCTATCAGTTTAGTTGGAGTGCCATCAGCACCCATCTTAACTGTTTTACCTGCTTCTTCCTTTCCAATAAGTGGTTTGACAGCTTCATGGGCTTCAAACATTATCTCTTCAGATACTTCACTCCAAAAATTGATATCCTTGGGTTTCACTTTTCATCACTACTTCAATCAAGGTACACAACTGCCGCAACAACTGCTCCTTGTTTTTTTACTATATGACTCTTTCCTTCTATAATTATTTCCTTCAGTTTCATACCCCTCACATCAACCATGTAACGGGCCATTTCTTCTGCTTCAGCCTTCACATCGTCAGGATTTCTGTTTATCCCAGTGTTTTCAACAACACATCCAAATTCATCGGCAATCGCAACTGCCACAAATGCAGATATTATATCTCCCTCGTTATCCGATGAAACATAGGAAAGAACAGAATTTATCATATCACCAGGTGTTAATTTAGGTACTGGAACGATCTCAGCATCCTTGGGAAGTATGCTTGAAACTTTTATCAGATTCACATCACCTATTCCTGCGTTTAGCAAAGCATTATCAAATGTGTTAAGTTTTGTTGGGCCTTCAGCCCTTCCAGAAGTTATTGAAATCCTCATTTGTATCACTTAAATCTATTAATCTAAAAAAAAATAACCAATTCATCCTAAACATGTTTTAAAAAGTTCATAATTTTTCATTGAATCCGTAACTTTTTCTCAATCTTAATCATGTTGACATGGTATTTAATGTTGTTGTGATCTGGAAATTCGAATTACTGATCTAATTTCATTATTTTTCAGCTTAGTATGGGCATTTGTATAGTTATTACCTAATATCATTTTACACTTGCACAACATGTCTAATTTTTTGTGAGATTAGTAATATTCTTGATAAACACCAAAGATCAATAAGCACTTTAAACAAATCAATCATAACATTGAACACATTTCCAGCGTGGCTAAGTTTTTTAAAGATTTCATTGTAGTTTTCATGTAAATAATTTAATGCTCTGAAACTTTTAAGAAATAAATGGGTCATGCTTTCATTCAAAATTATATTCAAAAATACCATCAACCATAACATTAAAAAGAAACTGATAAGTTTATCAATAGTATTGATTAAAAAAGTTTACATATCTAAAAATAGATACGATTATGATAATGTAGATGCTATATTAAATAATCTTAAATTTGAATGAATTTTGTTGATCTCTTTTAGATTTATAAATATTCAGAATCTATTGTGATTCGTAAAATGGATATTGGAGGAAAAAATATGTCAAAGAAGGTAGTGGAAGTTAAAACCTTAAAAGTTGGTAAATATGTTATAATAAATGATGAAGCATCGAAAATTACAAGTATTTCAACATCATCACCTGGAAAACACGGTGCAGCTAAGGCAAGAGTTGAAGCAGTTGGAATTTTTGACAATCAGAAAAGGACATTTGTCAAACCTGTGGATGCTAAATGTGATGTTCCAATGATTGACAAAAATTTAGGCCAAGTACTAGCAATAATGGGCAACGATGTGCAGTTAATGGACATGGAAACCTACGAAACCTTTGAAATAGAGATCCCTGAAGAATTAAAGGGCAAAATTAACGAAGGTGCTGAAGTAGATTACATAGTTGCAATGGGCAACAAAAAGTTAATGAGGATTAAAAGCGGATAAGATTGGATTATGGTTTATCCATATCCAAAACTTTAATTTTATGAGTTATTTTTAATTTTAGATTATAATGGGTCGGTTTAAATGTTTTTACACACAGAAAATGTTTTAAAATTTGCATTTTCAAATGAAACAAATGATCCATATGAAACATCTGAATCATTGAAGTTTGGTATTTTAGGAGTCCCATTTGATGGTACTACCAGCTACTTACCTGGTGCCAGATTTGGACCTAGGACTGTTAGGGAAGCATCTTACAACTTTGAAGCCTACAACTTTCAGTTGAAAAAAACTGTTCCCACAGGAGTACTGGATCTTGGAGATATTGAAGTGGTGCATGGAAACTTCAAAAAAACTTGTTCCAAACTAAAATCAACCATTGATGATGTTTTATCCCAAAATATTATCCCAATATCCATTGGTGGAGATCACAGCATAAGTTTCTGTATAATCAATGCCATTACCCAAGCTTTGGGAGAGAATAAACTCACTGTAATCCATTTTGATGCCCATATGGATCTTCGCGACGAGTATGGGGGCGAAAAATATTCACATGCAACTGTGATGAGAAGGATACTTGATCTAAATCCACTGCAACTTATTCAGATAGGGGTGAGATCAGCGGCCGAAGAAGAGGCAACCCTTTCAGATGAAAGGTTAACCAGTTTCAGTTCCCATCAAGTATGTGAAGATATTGAAAATATTATAAATTGTCTAAAAAACATCTCCGGCCCCATATACATTAGTTTTGATATTGATGTCCTTGACCCTGCATATGCACCCTCAACTGGAACTCCCTCTCCATGCGGATTAGATCCCATGCAGATAGAAAAACTAATACTAAATCTTGAATCGAAGGAATTAGTTGGAATGGACCTTGTTGAAGTTGCTTCCACAGAAATTGGCGACTCAACCGCCATGAATGCTGCTAAAATTATTTTTGATTTTTTGTGTCTGCACTAATAAATAAATTATTCCAATAATTACTTCTATTTATAAATTTATCAAGTAATTAAACTACAAAAACAGAAATTTTTATCTGAAAATAAAATTAGATAAATAATCTTCAAGTGGTGTAGATGGGTTTATGACCCTGCTGCCATTAAACTAAACATAAAACTCACTATAAATAGTTTATCAAAATTTTTAAAGGTGGATAACATGTACAATAGAGAAGTAAAACTTTCAGGCCATATAATTGATTCCTTAATACTCCCTAAGGCTCTTGACAGGATTCTGGACATGGGTGGTGATTTTAAATTTATGGAGTTCACAGTGGGAAAACTCAAGGGAGACATCAGCCATGCCAAGTTACTTGTTGAGGCATCGAACGAAACCTTGCTTGGAGAAATATTAGATGAACTCTCCGAAATAGGGGCTGTTGTTGTTGAATTGAAGGATGTTGAACTGCTTGTTTCTGAGAAGGATAAAACTCTTCCTGCAGATTTTTATTCAACAACCCATCACCCTACAGAAATCCACTACAATGGAAAGTGGATAACTGTTGAAGACATTGAAATGGATTGTATGATTGTTGTTGATAAAACAGCTGAAAGGGCCCTATGCAGACCAATCGGTCAAATCAACAAGGGCGACCACATCGTGGTTGGGAGGGATGGAATAAAAGTAATGCCTCCAGAACGTCCAAGGGGTAAGCAGGGAGTATTTGAATTCATGTCAAGCGAAGCTTCATCAGAAAAACCCATAGAATCCATCATAAAAAAAATAGCTTCGGAAATCAAAGAAATCAAGAAACGTGGCGGAAAAATTGCGGTTGTTTCAGGTCCTGCAGTGGTTCATACCGGTTCAGGGCCAATATTGGCATCAATGATAAAGGAAGGTATTGTTGATATTATATTTGCTGGAAATGCCCTCGCAACCCATGATATTGAAAGTGCACTGTATGGAACTTCTCTAGGTACTTGTGTAAAAACTGGCGAAGCAGTTCGAAGGGGACATAGACACCACATATATGCCATAAACGAAATTAACAAAGCAGGATCCATCAAAGAAGCAATTGATAAAGGCGTTCTTAAAAAGGGAATAATGTACGAATGTATAAAAAATGATGTACCATACGTTCTTGCAGGATCTATCCGGGATGATGGTCCACTTCCAGACGTGATAACTGATGTTATTGAAGCTCAAGAAGAAATGAGAAAATATGTTCAAGATGTAGATATGGTGATCATGATCTCAACCATGCTGCATTCAATAGCAACTGGTAACCTGCTTCCATCCCATGTGAAAAGTATTTGTGTGGACATCAACCCTGCCACAGTGACCAAGTTAAGTGACAGAGGAAGTGCACAAGTCGTGGGAATAGTGACAGATGTTGGAACATTTTTACCAATGCTTTACAACGAACTCAAAACAGAACAATAAACAAAAATTTACAATTTTTTTTAATCTAACTTTTTTTCGATGGCTTTAATTTCGGTACAGTCCCATAGAAATGTAATGGGATCAGTTTTTCCAAATTGTGTTCCTTGCTTAGTTGTAAATATATAAACTAAAAATATGGGTAGGAGACTGAAAAATGGAATTTATAAGGGGAAATCTGTTGAATGTATTTACTGAAGAAATATACTCCGCTGAAGTAGGATTTGAAAACGGTTTAATTTCCTGTGTTAAACCTGTTGATGGCAACTTTAAAACTCTAATTTTACCAGGATTTATTGATTCACATATCCACATAGAAAGTTCAATGATATGTCCCTCCAGATTTGCAGAAGCAGTTGTTCCCCATGGAACTACTTCTGTCATCGCTGATCCCCACGAAATTGCCAATGTCATGGGTTTAAATGGAATAAATTACATGCTAAATGATGCTTCATCTGTTCCCCTTAAAATGTTTTTAACTGTGCCATCATGTGTTCCAGCAACCAAATTTGAAACAGCTGGAGGAATTATCACCTCTGAGGACATTGATACCCTGCTTAAAAGGCCAGAATTCGTTGGGCTTGGCGAAGTCATGAATTTTCCAGGGGTCATTGGTCAAGACCCCGAAGTGATTGAAAAGTTAGAAGTTGCCCATGTAAATAATAAGCCCATTGATGGACATGCCCCTATGTTGTCGGGAGCAGAACTTTGTAACTACGCTGCTGCGGGAATTTCAACGGATCACGAATCCACCACTCCATCTGAGGCCCTTGAAAAAAGAAGGCTTGGCATGAAAATTATGATGAGGGAGGGATCATCTGCCAAAAATTTGAAAGCCCTTGCAGTTGTGGGTGGAGACTTCATTGTATCCGATGACAAGGATCCTGAAGATCTCGTTGAAGGACACGTTGATAATATGCTGTTAAAGGCCATCGAATACGGTATAGATCCAGTTAAAGCCATTAAAATGGTAACCTTAAACCCTGCAGAACACTACCAATTAAACACTGGAAGTCTGGTTCCAGGAAAAGCTGCAGACATGGTAATCGTTGATGATATTGAAAAATTAAATGTTAAAAACGTTTACATAGATGGAAAACTCGTTTCTAAAAATGGCTCTTTAAACTTCAAAGTAAACCCCCTTAAATTACAAGGTACATTCAAATCAAGCCCTAAAAAACCATCTGATTTTAACCTAACTTCAGACAGTCCTAAAACTGTTAGGGTCATCGAAATCATTGAGGATCAACTTATAACCAATAAACAAACAGCAGACCTAGATATTCAAGATGGAAATCTAATGGCTGATCTAGAAAATGACGTGCTTAAAATTGCTGTTGTTGAGCGTTACGGCAATAATAAAATGACCAACGGTTTTATAAAAGGTTTCAATCTTAAAAATGGAGCCATAGCTTCAAGTGTTGCCCATGATTCACATAACATCATAGTAATTGGAACTAATAGCAAAGATATGGCAAAGGCTGTGAACACTGTCATAACCAATAATGGAGGACTTTCAGTAGTTTCCAATGGAGGCATTACTGATTTGAAACTGCCCATAGCTGGTTTGATGAGTGATAGAACTGCAGAAGATGTGGCAAAAGATCTTACAATACTGAAACAATTGGTAAATGATATGGGCTCAACCCTTTCATCCCCATTCATGACCCTGTCATTTTTAGCCCTGCTGGTTATTCCAAACTTAAAAATAAGTGATATGGGACTTTTTGATGTTGAAAAATTTGAATTCGTAAATATCGTTTTGGATGATTGATTTGATAGTACTCAACTTCTTTAATCAATCAAAATCCTTGAATGCTTCCATGATCATGTCCATTGCATTTTTATGATCCTTAGCACCGACTTTGGAAACTATCCTTGCTATTTCTGCCATTCTGTGACGGTACAATTTTTCCATATCTCCAGAAACCATGTTCATACGGGTTAAATAAACCAAACCTTCCACAATACCGTAAATAGCTCTATTTAATGGTTCAACACATTGTTTAAATTTGGTAATATCCGAAACATCTGCCTTTAAAACTGATGTTACAGAAACTCCAAACTGATCCTTCCTTTCAACATCCTTTATGCTAGTCACATCTGCAACGAAAAATGCGTCTGTACTCCCAATATAGAATTTATCCCCATGAGATTCATATTTTTCAATTGGAAGATTTCCCAGAGTTGATTCAACAAATATCATTGGATCCTTAAGTACGTTGACAACAAAACTTTTAGTATCCTTTATATTTTTGACTGTAGTGGAACCATGGTGCAGGTAACAAACAACCTCCAAATTATTCTTACAGATTATGCCAATGGGTGCAGCATTTGGTTTTCCATTACTGTCAACAGTTGTCACTACAGTTTCGTATAACAGACCCCTTTCCATGCCAATATCTTTAAGATCCAAATTTTCACCTTATTTTTTTAAAACAAATCCATTTAATGTGGCATTTATGATACAATCAAAATCAAGTAGTTCGTGCCAACCCGCTTCCCT is part of the Methanobacterium lacus genome and encodes:
- a CDS encoding pyruvoyl-dependent arginine decarboxylase codes for the protein MRISITSGRAEGPTKLNTFDNALLNAGIGDVNLIKVSSILPKDAEIVPVPKLTPGDMINSVLSYVSSDNEGDIISAFVAVAIADEFGCVVENTGINRNPDDVKAEAEEMARYMVDVRGMKLKEIIIEGKSHIVKKQGAVVAAVVYLD
- a CDS encoding bifunctional fructose-bisphosphatase/inositol-phosphate phosphatase — encoded protein: MKPKDINFWSEVSEEIMFEAHEAVKPLIGKEEAGKTVKMGADGTPTKLIDIVAEDKVVEVLEKTGIPVTLISEEVGELKIGEGTSEAVLVVDPLDGTRNALKNIPAYGISIAISDGNLENVNDLKLSDIELGFVKNFANNDVYHAVKGDGAWLNKEKISPSKRMEVAGSSIGAYIYRADMSKIDKLCATVRSMRILGSVAIELCYVANGTYDAFLDIRGNMRVMDIAAAKLIIEESNGLVTDEKCRPLVNDLNVLERTSIIASCNKNFHTQIMSILGGI
- a CDS encoding translation initiation factor IF-5A, translated to MSKKVVEVKTLKVGKYVIINDEASKITSISTSSPGKHGAAKARVEAVGIFDNQKRTFVKPVDAKCDVPMIDKNLGQVLAIMGNDVQLMDMETYETFEIEIPEELKGKINEGAEVDYIVAMGNKKLMRIKSG
- the speB gene encoding agmatinase; the encoded protein is MFLHTENVLKFAFSNETNDPYETSESLKFGILGVPFDGTTSYLPGARFGPRTVREASYNFEAYNFQLKKTVPTGVLDLGDIEVVHGNFKKTCSKLKSTIDDVLSQNIIPISIGGDHSISFCIINAITQALGENKLTVIHFDAHMDLRDEYGGEKYSHATVMRRILDLNPLQLIQIGVRSAAEEEATLSDERLTSFSSHQVCEDIENIINCLKNISGPIYISFDIDVLDPAYAPSTGTPSPCGLDPMQIEKLILNLESKELVGMDLVEVASTEIGDSTAMNAAKIIFDFLCLH
- a CDS encoding NAD(+) kinase, whose amino-acid sequence is MRIGVVSRFDVEEAVEMAEKIVEFLMENEVETLIDSQLATHLKQYEGIASDLEDMDVDLVVAVGGDGTILRTQGIINHKKIPLVGINKGAVGFLTEIDPEDAVTALEQVLNGDYFVEKRTQLKICHNKQLHSALNEVVLMTQKPAKMLHIEISVDDEVVEELRADGLIVATPSGSTAYSMSAGGPIVDPRVDAFIIVPICPFKLGARPFVVPNDSVIKVKFLRKGKKAVAVIDGQQVEEIDYMDEIIFRKADNYAYFVRLSKNFYKRVREKLQGDV
- the ade gene encoding adenine deaminase produces the protein MEFIRGNLLNVFTEEIYSAEVGFENGLISCVKPVDGNFKTLILPGFIDSHIHIESSMICPSRFAEAVVPHGTTSVIADPHEIANVMGLNGINYMLNDASSVPLKMFLTVPSCVPATKFETAGGIITSEDIDTLLKRPEFVGLGEVMNFPGVIGQDPEVIEKLEVAHVNNKPIDGHAPMLSGAELCNYAAAGISTDHESTTPSEALEKRRLGMKIMMREGSSAKNLKALAVVGGDFIVSDDKDPEDLVEGHVDNMLLKAIEYGIDPVKAIKMVTLNPAEHYQLNTGSLVPGKAADMVIVDDIEKLNVKNVYIDGKLVSKNGSLNFKVNPLKLQGTFKSSPKKPSDFNLTSDSPKTVRVIEIIEDQLITNKQTADLDIQDGNLMADLENDVLKIAVVERYGNNKMTNGFIKGFNLKNGAIASSVAHDSHNIIVIGTNSKDMAKAVNTVITNNGGLSVVSNGGITDLKLPIAGLMSDRTAEDVAKDLTILKQLVNDMGSTLSSPFMTLSFLALLVIPNLKISDMGLFDVEKFEFVNIVLDD
- a CDS encoding ornithine cyclodeaminase, with the protein product MYNREVKLSGHIIDSLILPKALDRILDMGGDFKFMEFTVGKLKGDISHAKLLVEASNETLLGEILDELSEIGAVVVELKDVELLVSEKDKTLPADFYSTTHHPTEIHYNGKWITVEDIEMDCMIVVDKTAERALCRPIGQINKGDHIVVGRDGIKVMPPERPRGKQGVFEFMSSEASSEKPIESIIKKIASEIKEIKKRGGKIAVVSGPAVVHTGSGPILASMIKEGIVDIIFAGNALATHDIESALYGTSLGTCVKTGEAVRRGHRHHIYAINEINKAGSIKEAIDKGVLKKGIMYECIKNDVPYVLAGSIRDDGPLPDVITDVIEAQEEMRKYVQDVDMVIMISTMLHSIATGNLLPSHVKSICVDINPATVTKLSDRGSAQVVGIVTDVGTFLPMLYNELKTEQ
- a CDS encoding DUF447 domain-containing protein produces the protein MDLKDIGMERGLLYETVVTTVDSNGKPNAAPIGIICKNNLEVVCYLHHGSTTVKNIKDTKSFVVNVLKDPMIFVESTLGNLPIEKYESHGDKFYIGSTDAFFVADVTSIKDVERKDQFGVSVTSVLKADVSDITKFKQCVEPLNRAIYGIVEGLVYLTRMNMVSGDMEKLYRHRMAEIARIVSKVGAKDHKNAMDMIMEAFKDFD